The Marinifilum sp. JC120 genome segment TGCATTACAGAGCCCCTCCCAGCATAAGAACGATGAGAGCAAGAGCAACGAAGTTGACCCAGAGGGTGAGTTTTCCTTCACCGAAGAACTCTTTCATGTAGTAGTTACTTGCCTTGAGTTCTACCGGGCCGTTCATGGGTCCGATAAAGGACTGAACACCGGCTTCAGGAACGTTGGCACCACACATGTAAGTCTGGGAAGTCTTATCGCTTGCAGACTTCTTGGTCTCAATCCATGAGTAGATGAACGCGGCGGCAAGGATGATAAAGATGGGGTATACAGCAAAAACACCCATGGGTGATGTGAATACGCCAGCAGTAATTTCAAAGGACTTGCCGACCATAGGCTCGATGAGCTTGGTGTAGATCACAGGCGAGAAGAAAGACAGCACCACTGCGATACCGGCAAGAGCGGTAAGGGTGAGTCTTGTCAGTACGGACTGGGATTCTGCGGGAACTTTGTCACGCAGGGGAGCGGTGAGCAGGATACCTGCCCATCTGGCCCAGAATACCAAAGAAAGCGCACTACCGAGTGCAAGCATGGTGATGACGAACATGTCACCGGATGCGGATTCAATGGCCATCCACTTACCGAGCAGAACGCCGAAGGGAGGCAGCAGCATGGTCATGACGCCCACTATGGTGATAACCGCAGTGCGGGGCATCTTGAGGTACAGGCCGTGCATATCTTCGATGTCGCGACTGCCGATACCATGCTCAATTGTGCCGACGCACAGAAAGAGCAGAGCCTTGGAGGCTGCGTGGAAGATGATCAGGATGATTGCTGCGGTGATGGCCCAACTGGTATTAAGACCGGCACAACAGATGATCAATCCAAGGTTACTGATAGTTGAATAGGCAAGGATCTTTTTACCGTTGCTCTGGCTGATCGCAATGGCAGCACAGGCAAGGAAGGTAAAGGCGCCACAGAGTGCTATACCCTGACTGAGGAAGGTTCCTGCGTAAGCGGGAGCAAGTCTCAGTACGATGTATACACCGGCCTTAACCATAGTGGAGGAGTGAAGCAGTGCGGAGACCGGAGTCGGCGCAACCATCGCTCCAAGCAGCCAGCTCTGGAACGGAACCTGAGCAGCTTTGGTGAACCCGGCGAGACAGAGCAGACCCAGAGGAGCAAGCATAAGGCCGCCCATGGGACCGGCCTGAATGATGACCTGAAGGTCAAGGGAACCGGTTTCAGCGTAGGCCCAGATCATACCGAAGACGAAAGCAACACCGCCGAGTGCGTTAAGCATCAGGGCGCGGGTAGCGTTCTTGACCGCAATCTGGGTCTGGTCATGCCCGATGAGCATGAAAGAGCAGAAGGTGGTCACTTCGAAGAAGAAGTAGAGCCAGAGAATGTTGTTGGAAAGGACCAGCCCGTTCATTGCTCCGAGGAACAGAACGAGAAAGAAGAAGAATTGCGGCTGGCGTGATTTTACCAAGTGCAGATGTTCCTCATGCTCCTTCATGTACGGAATCGCAAAGAAACAGATAAGCGATCCGATGACGGAGATGACGGCAACCATGATCAGGGAAAGACTGTCCGCAAAGATAGCAGGAGTCTCAACCGCATGGTCGACGAAGAACATTTCAAACACAGCAAGCGGGATGATCTGTAAGATCACGAAGATCTTGATCATCTGGTTTTTGAGTTTGAAAGCGTAATAGAGCATTACGAAAAGCAGGGCAAAATCCGCCAGGGTTATTATGGAATCCCAGCTGATTCCAACAATTGTACCTGGAGAATAGGTAAAAGTCCCTTGTCCGAGAAGAGCAAGGGAGACCGCGGCAAGAACTACTCCTGTGCAGAGAACGATCAGAGATCTGATCGCGCTGACACGCAAAAAGTAGCAGCCGACAGCAGCCACCAAGGGCAACAAGATGGCCAGAACTAACATCATGGGCAACATACGGACCTCACTGTAACGCGATGTTGTACCAGATTTTAAAAAAAACGCCTCAGCCGTGTTATCTTTTTAGGTTTTGTGTAACTCTTGAAAATGTTTCACAATAATCACCTAAACTGTACAAATTAGTCTTCAAAATTTGAAGAAAAGTCAACAGCTAATTGAGATGAGATGGGTTTATCTACCTATAGAAATTGCTGATAATTGGAAAATATTTTGTGAAAAAATGAACCAGCTCTACCGCTGGTAGTGGTTAAATCTATTGTTAATGCCGATTTTTCGGGATAGAAACTATTTTATGAGTAAATGGGGAATTAAGAGTAATCAAATTTTTCGGCGGGTATTTTTTTGCTGTCTGGTAATTTTGATTTCCGGGTGCGGCAAGAAGACAATCGGAGTGCCCGGGGCAGGCAGTGGTGGGCCGGTTTTGCACTCTTCTTTAAAATATTCTGTGGTGAAAAGTGCACGGACTCAGGTCGGCAAGCCGTACAAATGGGGAGGGGCGTCTCCCAATGAAGGGTTTGATTGTTCCGGTCTGGTCTGGTGGGTCTTTCAGCGGCACGGAATACGTGTCCCGCGGGTTTCGTGGCAGCAGAAAAATGCGGGGAGAGCTATACGTAGAAGTGATATTCAGGCCGGGGATATAGTTCTTTTTAGAATTCCGGGGCAGGGCAAGAGTCTGCATACCGGGATATATTCCGGGAACGGTTATTCCTTTATTCATAGCCCTAAGAGCGGGCATACGGTGCGCGAAGAGTCCATGGAGAAGAATTATTGGCGCAAATATTATATCGGGGCGCGCCGGGTTATAAAATAAAAAACGGGAAGTCGCTGAGTGCGACTCCCCGTTTCTACTTAAATGTCTATTGATATCTATTGTACAGTGGAGCAGGTCGGAGGCTGAATGTGAGCTCCGCTGCCTGCGTTGCCCAATCTTTCCACGTAATTCTTTACTTCATCCTGCTCTCTCCAGCCGGAGTAAAGCTCTTTCCAGTCAGTGAAAGTCATTACTTCGGATTCGAGGTAGGATTCGTGACCTTTGATCCAAAGATTGAAAAGGTACATTTCCATTTTGAAAGCTTTGGAATCGAAAACCTTGGGTACTATTTTATCGTTGTACTTGGTACCGTCAAAGCGTGAACCAATGTAGGAGCAGACGGTGTTCATGGATTTCTGCTGGTCAATTTCCTCATTGTTCATGAGGTCGAGCAATCCTTTCAGGCCGGGATATTCTTTTTCGACTTGGTTGGATACCTCGTCAGGAACTTTGACCATTAGTTTTTTGCCTTCTTCAAAGATGAAGTAGAATCTTGTCCAATGGTCGAACATGAATACTTCGGTTATATCTTCAACGGCTCTATCAAATGCTTTGTTTGTCTTAGCTTTCTTCATGGTTTTCTCCTCGCAGGCTTTTTGCCGGGGAGAAATACTCCGCTCCGGCAGGGAACGTTTTATATGTTCATGATGCGGCCTGTAGTCAAGGGTTAAAATCGAGCGTCATTAAATTTGCCTTTAGTTTTAGTGTGTTAGATTGTGAAAAAAATATTTTGTTAAAGAATGTGTGACACTCGGCGATTTGTGCCAGCTTAAGTTCTTTACAATTGATCCCTTTTTAGGGTAGTGACTCCTTCTTTGCAGCATAAAATCGTGCAGCAAGTACGAAAAAAATATTCAGGAGGTCCTCCAGATGGGTAGGCACAAAAAGATCGAAAGAAAGAAAGAACTTAAGCGTAAACGTCACCGCAGAGCTAAAAGAATCAAAGCTCGCATCGCAGAAGCAAAGGCTGCCGCAGCTAGCTAAGTTATTTTACTGATCTGTTTCAGTTCCCGCACGGGCCTTGCCCGGCAATAAGCGGGACTGATCCGGTTCAGCCCCTCATATTCAGGGACAGGTCCGCCAACTTCTATTTTGAGGTATGGCGTGCCTTTTTTATTGGAGGGTATTATGCCGATTTATGAATACCAATGTCATGAATGTCAGCAGATATTTGAAGAATGGCAGACAAGCTTTGAAGATAAGGAACTGGAGTGTCCGGTCTGCGGTGGTTTAGCCACCAAGGTTCTGTCCAATTCCAGCTTTGTACTCAAAGGCGGAGGCTGGTATTCTTCAGGGTACTGTAAAACCGACTCGGCGGCCGGGAAAACCGGTAGCTCAAGTCCGGCAGGAAGCGGTACCAGTGCATCCACCTCATCGGATTCTTCCGCAAAGAGTTCCGACAGCGCATCAAGTTAGCTGATAAAAGGCCAGACGGCCCGGTGTATTCCGGGCCGTCTGTTTTTTTGCGCGGCGAATCCATCCGATAAAATATCCCTGTGTCTTGTCCCGGTCTGCCATTTATAATATGGTTGGCCCTGATCGTCTTGAACATTACCTCATTTTCTCAACAACTAACCGGAATTGGTAAAATGATTGAAAGATATACCCGTCCCGCAATGGGTGAACTGTGGACTCTGGAGAACCGCTTCAGAGTGTGGCTTGAAGTTGAAGTCGCTGTCTGCGAAGCATGGCATAAACTTGGTCGTATTCCTGCTGAAGACATGGAGATTATCCGTGAAAAAGCAGATTTCGAATTGGACCGCATCCTTGAAATCGAGGAAAAGACCAAGCATGACGTCATCGCTTTCCTGACCGCAGTGGAAGAGAAAGTCGGTCCTTCTTCCCGCTTCATCCACCTTGGCTGCACATCTTCAGATATTGTCGATACCGCTAACGGCGTAATGCTCAGCCGTGC includes the following:
- a CDS encoding zinc ribbon domain-containing protein: MPIYEYQCHECQQIFEEWQTSFEDKELECPVCGGLATKVLSNSSFVLKGGGWYSSGYCKTDSAAGKTGSSSPAGSGTSASTSSDSSAKSSDSASS
- a CDS encoding peptidoglycan endopeptidase; this encodes MPIFRDRNYFMSKWGIKSNQIFRRVFFCCLVILISGCGKKTIGVPGAGSGGPVLHSSLKYSVVKSARTQVGKPYKWGGASPNEGFDCSGLVWWVFQRHGIRVPRVSWQQKNAGRAIRRSDIQAGDIVLFRIPGQGKSLHTGIYSGNGYSFIHSPKSGHTVREESMEKNYWRKYYIGARRVIK
- a CDS encoding NADH-quinone oxidoreductase subunit L — encoded protein: MLPMMLVLAILLPLVAAVGCYFLRVSAIRSLIVLCTGVVLAAVSLALLGQGTFTYSPGTIVGISWDSIITLADFALLFVMLYYAFKLKNQMIKIFVILQIIPLAVFEMFFVDHAVETPAIFADSLSLIMVAVISVIGSLICFFAIPYMKEHEEHLHLVKSRQPQFFFFLVLFLGAMNGLVLSNNILWLYFFFEVTTFCSFMLIGHDQTQIAVKNATRALMLNALGGVAFVFGMIWAYAETGSLDLQVIIQAGPMGGLMLAPLGLLCLAGFTKAAQVPFQSWLLGAMVAPTPVSALLHSSTMVKAGVYIVLRLAPAYAGTFLSQGIALCGAFTFLACAAIAISQSNGKKILAYSTISNLGLIICCAGLNTSWAITAAIILIIFHAASKALLFLCVGTIEHGIGSRDIEDMHGLYLKMPRTAVITIVGVMTMLLPPFGVLLGKWMAIESASGDMFVITMLALGSALSLVFWARWAGILLTAPLRDKVPAESQSVLTRLTLTALAGIAVVLSFFSPVIYTKLIEPMVGKSFEITAGVFTSPMGVFAVYPIFIILAAAFIYSWIETKKSASDKTSQTYMCGANVPEAGVQSFIGPMNGPVELKASNYYMKEFFGEGKLTLWVNFVALALIVLMLGGAL